Proteins encoded together in one Desulfovibrio sp. UCD-KL4C window:
- the dsrM gene encoding sulfate reduction electron transfer complex DsrMKJOP subunit DsrM has product MNALYSLVLVFALVLLALFGVGSAHMVKLFGISLPMVAVAVFLVGFAYRMIKWAKSPVPFSIPTTGGQMKSLDFIHHNKFDNPVTPGQTFIRMVLEICCFRSLFRNTKVALKDGRVTYASSKWLWMFSLMFHYSFLLIVIRHMRLFFEPIPACIGWVEMLDGILQIGTPRMYMSDVLILVGVAFLLARRLWDAKLRYISLVTDYFPLLLIISIALSGIYMRFIAKVDIMAIKQLTMGLVTFHPVIPANVDVSFYVHIVLVCTLLIYFPFSKLMHAGGIFLSPTRNMPNNSRIKHHENPWNDPSIKPHSYEAYEDDFREPMIEAGLPVDKEA; this is encoded by the coding sequence ATGAACGCTTTGTACTCACTCGTTTTAGTTTTTGCCCTCGTGCTGCTGGCTCTTTTCGGAGTAGGATCAGCGCATATGGTAAAACTATTCGGCATAAGCCTACCAATGGTAGCTGTTGCCGTATTTCTGGTAGGTTTTGCCTACCGGATGATTAAATGGGCGAAAAGTCCGGTTCCTTTTAGTATTCCGACCACGGGCGGACAAATGAAGTCTTTGGACTTCATTCACCATAACAAGTTCGACAACCCTGTGACTCCGGGTCAAACTTTTATCCGTATGGTTCTTGAGATCTGCTGTTTCCGTTCTTTGTTTCGGAATACAAAAGTAGCTCTCAAAGACGGCAGGGTAACATACGCTTCCTCAAAATGGTTGTGGATGTTTTCCCTCATGTTCCATTACTCATTCCTGCTTATTGTAATCAGGCATATGAGACTTTTCTTTGAACCGATTCCCGCCTGTATCGGCTGGGTTGAAATGCTTGACGGAATCTTGCAGATCGGTACACCCAGAATGTACATGAGTGATGTTCTCATCCTTGTAGGTGTGGCATTCTTGCTCGCACGCAGACTTTGGGACGCAAAACTCAGGTACATTTCTCTTGTTACAGACTATTTTCCATTGTTGCTCATTATCTCCATTGCCCTTTCAGGTATCTACATGCGCTTTATCGCAAAAGTAGATATTATGGCTATTAAGCAACTGACTATGGGACTTGTAACATTCCACCCAGTAATCCCCGCAAATGTGGATGTATCTTTCTATGTGCATATCGTTCTGGTCTGTACACTGCTTATTTACTTCCCATTCAGTAAGCTTATGCATGCAGGTGGTATATTCCTTTCTCCTACAAGGAATATGCCTAATAACTCCCGCATTAAGCATCACGAGAACCCTTGGAATGATCCGAGCATCAAGCCACATAGCTATGAGGCTTATGAAGATGACTTCAGGGAACCTATGATTGAAGCGGGTCTCCCTGTGGATAAAGAGGCATAA
- a CDS encoding RsbRD N-terminal domain-containing protein, with product MNLEERLLEKKEILTEKWFDLVLSSYPEATQKIWKSNSDQFTNPVGITTQRVTRELFDLIIDWKDVDAIAKSLEDLIKIRAVQEFAPSRALSFIFLFKKLLRDEFMQDLKKEGKLDELLAFETRVDNLGLIAFDIYTKNRDLITQMRIGEVKRSHHMLLRRVNKIEEASAKGAEQV from the coding sequence ATGAACCTTGAAGAAAGATTGTTAGAAAAAAAAGAGATTCTGACAGAGAAATGGTTTGATTTGGTCCTTTCTTCCTACCCTGAGGCAACTCAGAAGATATGGAAAAGCAATAGCGATCAATTTACAAATCCTGTTGGCATCACCACTCAACGGGTCACTAGAGAACTTTTTGACCTAATTATTGACTGGAAAGATGTTGACGCAATTGCAAAGTCTTTGGAAGACCTAATTAAAATAAGGGCTGTTCAAGAATTTGCACCATCAAGAGCTTTAAGTTTTATTTTTCTTTTTAAGAAACTGCTACGAGATGAGTTTATGCAGGACCTTAAGAAGGAAGGAAAACTTGACGAGTTGCTCGCGTTTGAGACCCGGGTTGATAACCTGGGACTTATCGCGTTTGACATCTATACCAAGAATAGGGATTTGATTACGCAAATGAGAATTGGTGAAGTTAAACGCTCCCACCATATGCTCTTAAGGCGTGTCAACAAAATCGAGGAAGCTTCGGCCAAAGGGGCCGAACAGGTGTAG
- the sfsA gene encoding DNA/RNA nuclease SfsA — protein MSKPLIVYPKGCRKALFLKRYKRFTVEALLDGDIISIHTNNTGSMLGLLREGQEIFISPALNPARKLKWTLEMVNISGAWVGVNTSVPNKMIQRAFEENVLPELKGYTSIKREAVVGKSRLDAKFTDESSNLPDLWVECKNVTLVEDDVACFPDAPTERGQKHLEELMDLASKGYRVAMFFFIQRNDGKCFGPADFIDQKYATLFKQALAEGVECWPYQASLSEKGISVGEKMKF, from the coding sequence ATGTCTAAGCCGTTAATTGTTTATCCTAAAGGTTGTCGGAAAGCTTTGTTTTTAAAAAGATATAAAAGATTTACCGTTGAAGCGTTGCTTGATGGTGATATTATATCAATTCATACCAATAACACCGGTTCAATGCTCGGATTGTTGCGTGAAGGGCAGGAAATATTTATTTCTCCGGCACTTAATCCTGCACGCAAGCTCAAGTGGACTTTAGAAATGGTCAATATTTCAGGAGCGTGGGTCGGCGTGAACACATCGGTCCCTAATAAAATGATACAGAGAGCTTTTGAGGAGAACGTTTTACCGGAGTTAAAAGGGTATACTTCTATAAAGCGAGAAGCTGTAGTCGGCAAAAGCCGACTTGATGCTAAATTTACCGATGAGTCCTCAAATCTACCTGATTTGTGGGTTGAGTGTAAGAACGTAACTCTAGTCGAAGATGACGTGGCTTGTTTCCCGGATGCTCCGACTGAGCGTGGTCAGAAACATCTTGAAGAGTTGATGGATCTTGCTTCCAAAGGATACAGAGTCGCAATGTTCTTCTTTATTCAGCGTAATGATGGAAAATGCTTTGGGCCAGCTGATTTTATTGACCAGAAATATGCTACACTTTTCAAGCAGGCTCTTGCCGAGGGAGTTGAATGCTGGCCGTATCAGGCAAGCCTAAGTGAAAAAGGTATTTCTGTAGGTGAGAAAATGAAATTTTAA
- a CDS encoding catalase, which translates to MKKKKMTTAFGKPVGDDINSQTAGAKGPILVQDMHLVEKLSHFDRERIPERVVHAKGAGAYGYFEVTADITKYTKAAFLSKIGKKTDLFVRFSTVGGEKGSADAERDPRGFAIKFYTEEGNYDLVGNNTPVFFIRDPMKFPDFIHTQKRNPATNLKDPDMFWDFLSLTPESIHQVTILFSDRGTPATFRHMNGYSSHTYKWYNEKGEYVWVQYHFKTDQGSKTMTASEANAMCAKDPDHATRDLHESIEKGDYPSWTLEMQILTPEQAKDFRWDLFDITKVWPHSEVPPITIGKMVLNKNPENYFAEVEQSAFCPSNFVPGIAASPDKMLQGRIFSYHDTHIHRLGTNYQLIPVNMPKNAPELNYQRDGAMRVDNGGGSGPNYWPNSFGGPSPDESALEPPLPIEGSATEHAYALVDDDFVQAGNLYRNVMSDQDRANLIGNITGHLGGAQKRIQLRQAAIFYKADKDYGTRVAKGLGLDIAEVEKLAAMDQPERVKATAS; encoded by the coding sequence ATGAAGAAAAAGAAAATGACTACAGCTTTCGGAAAGCCCGTCGGTGATGACATTAATTCTCAAACTGCCGGAGCTAAGGGGCCAATTTTAGTACAGGATATGCATCTTGTAGAAAAACTTTCTCACTTCGACCGTGAGCGTATTCCTGAGCGTGTGGTTCACGCCAAAGGAGCCGGAGCATACGGTTACTTTGAGGTAACGGCTGATATCACGAAATACACAAAAGCTGCATTTTTATCTAAAATCGGCAAAAAAACAGACTTATTTGTACGTTTTTCAACCGTTGGAGGAGAAAAAGGATCCGCTGATGCTGAACGTGATCCACGCGGATTCGCAATTAAGTTTTACACCGAAGAAGGCAACTACGACTTAGTTGGTAATAATACTCCTGTCTTTTTTATCCGCGATCCAATGAAATTCCCAGACTTCATACATACGCAAAAACGCAATCCCGCAACAAATTTAAAAGATCCGGATATGTTTTGGGATTTCCTATCTCTCACACCTGAATCAATTCATCAGGTAACAATTCTTTTCTCGGACAGAGGAACTCCTGCAACCTTTCGCCATATGAACGGTTACTCTAGCCATACCTACAAATGGTATAATGAAAAAGGCGAATACGTCTGGGTTCAATATCACTTCAAAACTGACCAAGGCTCAAAAACGATGACGGCGTCCGAAGCTAACGCTATGTGCGCAAAAGACCCAGATCATGCAACGCGAGATCTGCATGAATCGATTGAAAAGGGAGACTACCCGTCTTGGACACTCGAGATGCAGATACTTACACCTGAGCAGGCCAAAGATTTCCGATGGGATCTCTTTGATATTACTAAAGTATGGCCTCACTCAGAAGTGCCGCCTATTACCATAGGTAAAATGGTTTTGAACAAAAACCCTGAAAATTATTTTGCCGAAGTTGAGCAATCCGCGTTCTGCCCCAGCAACTTTGTACCCGGTATTGCGGCTTCGCCTGACAAGATGTTACAGGGTCGCATTTTTTCGTATCACGACACCCATATCCACAGACTTGGCACAAATTACCAACTGATCCCCGTAAACATGCCTAAAAACGCACCTGAGCTTAATTACCAGCGCGATGGAGCTATGCGTGTAGACAATGGCGGAGGTTCAGGTCCTAATTACTGGCCAAACAGTTTCGGAGGACCTTCACCGGACGAATCAGCTCTTGAGCCGCCTCTACCGATTGAAGGCAGCGCTACTGAGCATGCCTATGCTCTTGTTGATGATGATTTTGTGCAGGCTGGAAACCTGTACCGTAATGTTATGAGTGATCAGGACCGAGCAAACCTGATCGGCAATATTACCGGACATCTTGGCGGAGCGCAGAAACGCATTCAGCTCAGACAAGCTGCAATCTTCTATAAAGCAGACAAAGACTATGGAACTCGCGTTGCGAAAGGACTTGGCCTTGATATTGCCGAAGTTGAAAAACTAGCAGCCATGGACCAGCCGGAAAGAGTCAAAGCAACAGCCTCTTAA
- a CDS encoding acyl-CoA thioesterase → MKEKKVSESRAYTTYRVLPQDTNPAGNLHGGILLKQLDLIAATCAMRHARKPVVTASIDRMNFLRPAYVGELINLHANVNMVGKTSMEIGVRVEAENLLTGEMRHTNSAYLTFVAIGEDGKPSPVPDLILETGEDHRRNKEAKERRAVRKQELLREGASSKS, encoded by the coding sequence ATGAAAGAAAAAAAAGTCAGTGAAAGCAGAGCATACACAACCTACAGGGTTCTGCCGCAAGACACGAATCCAGCGGGCAACCTTCATGGCGGCATTTTATTGAAACAGTTAGATCTCATAGCGGCAACCTGTGCTATGCGTCATGCACGCAAGCCTGTGGTTACAGCTTCTATCGACAGAATGAATTTCCTGAGACCTGCTTATGTAGGTGAGCTTATCAATTTACACGCAAATGTTAACATGGTGGGCAAAACATCAATGGAGATTGGTGTTCGTGTCGAAGCAGAAAATCTTCTGACAGGAGAGATGAGGCATACCAATTCGGCATACCTGACTTTTGTTGCCATAGGCGAAGATGGAAAACCTTCTCCCGTGCCAGATTTAATTCTTGAAACAGGCGAAGACCATAGACGCAATAAAGAAGCAAAAGAAAGACGCGCTGTACGCAAGCAAGAATTGCTGCGTGAGGGCGCTTCTTCAAAAAGCTAA